The following proteins are co-located in the Pedosphaera parvula Ellin514 genome:
- a CDS encoding rhodanese-like domain-containing protein, protein MAATPESIGPKSNMGEVLEAFPGAQRAMFRRYHIGGCSSCGFQMTETLEQVCARNNNLAVDEVLAHIRSSHEDDARILISAKELAGLLKSGTEVKLIDIRSREEYEATHIDGAILLSQPVMQEILAKWDPNKLLVLIDHAGKQGLDAAAYFTGHGLKNVRCLRGGIDAWAQEVDDNVPRYQLA, encoded by the coding sequence ATGGCTGCAACACCAGAATCCATCGGGCCAAAATCAAACATGGGTGAAGTGCTGGAAGCGTTTCCCGGAGCACAACGCGCGATGTTCCGCCGTTATCACATTGGCGGCTGCAGTAGTTGCGGGTTTCAGATGACTGAGACATTGGAACAGGTTTGCGCCCGCAATAACAATTTGGCAGTGGATGAAGTGTTGGCTCATATCCGGAGCAGTCACGAAGACGATGCCAGGATATTGATTTCGGCGAAGGAATTGGCCGGGCTCTTGAAAAGCGGCACAGAAGTTAAGTTGATTGATATTCGCTCGCGGGAGGAATATGAGGCGACTCATATCGATGGCGCCATTTTGCTTTCACAGCCTGTGATGCAGGAGATTTTGGCAAAGTGGGATCCAAACAAATTATTGGTGCTCATTGATCATGCGGGTAAACAGGGTTTGGACGCTGCCGCGTATTTCACTGGTCATGGTTTAAAAAACGTGCGCTGCCTGCGTGGCGGCATTGATGCCTGGGCTCAGGAAGTGGATGACAATGTTCCACGTTATCAGTTGGCGTAA
- a CDS encoding iron-sulfur cluster scaffold-like protein — MDKDLEKRIREAMLNPQNMGELANADSVGTVGNSDCGEMLRLWVKFKDDNGRKVIDKATFQSFGCETAIAVASLATELIRGKTAEEALALKTEDLAGELGPLPPMKIHCAQLVEGALRSALEPGEELKPASAPAPMAVSQASANLGDSLKPKEGVKIVFLNKKQDAQ; from the coding sequence ATGGACAAGGATTTGGAAAAGAGAATTCGTGAAGCGATGCTCAACCCGCAAAACATGGGTGAACTTGCGAACGCCGATAGCGTCGGCACCGTGGGCAATTCCGATTGCGGCGAGATGCTACGCCTGTGGGTGAAATTCAAGGATGACAATGGCAGGAAGGTCATCGACAAAGCCACCTTCCAATCATTTGGTTGTGAGACGGCGATTGCCGTGGCGAGCCTCGCCACAGAGTTGATTCGGGGCAAAACGGCCGAGGAAGCCCTCGCGTTAAAAACCGAAGATTTGGCGGGTGAACTTGGGCCATTGCCGCCCATGAAAATTCATTGTGCGCAACTCGTGGAAGGCGCCCTTCGCTCTGCGCTTGAACCTGGCGAAGAGTTAAAGCCTGCCTCCGCCCCGGCTCCGATGGCCGTTTCTCAAGCCTCAGCCAATTTGGGTGACAGCCTGAAACCCAAGGAAGGTGTTAAGATCGTTTTCCTTAACAAAAAGCAGGATGCCCAATAG